A stretch of the Dichotomicrobium thermohalophilum genome encodes the following:
- a CDS encoding DUF262 domain-containing protein, which translates to MTFETNPRFLRELLTKGHAGELQLPDFQRSYVWADDDVRMLLASILKGFPVGALLTLTTGGEVNFRPRLLEGVAAARQADGEPPAAAAEELLLDGQQRITSLYGAFMSPLPMTVRKPKSERKTLKRFYYLDIQKALEPGEDIEDAILGLPESRVRRDEVLGIDLSSREDEFREACFPLNIAFADSAFDWIDEFRDYWRDRDPNMAQLGRKFRQEILDAVRSYQMPVISLARDTSREAVCLVFEKVNVGGKKLDAFELVTAIFAGQPDPLNLRDDWKARLQAIRTGRDGRGMFNPVFHNLRGFDFLQAVSLSVTHAARREALQVRGSEPPQISCKREALLKLDLADYRAHADRVEEGFRAAGRFLNEQKILWAKDLPYPAQMVALAAIFAVADCGPYPPPVTNKLKLWFWRTALAEDYGTSPESKLAKDAEEVTRWIAGGEEPSRLRLLTFNPERLDTLTTRNSAAYRAFAALLLREGCQDFITGQPADLYAFGNDPMDVHHIFPRAWCRDRNISANQYDSILNKTPLTAASNREIGGRAPSEYLARIEDRYDLSVAQMDEILRSHLIEPSFLRNDDFDGFIADRKQKLATLAANAMGLPLVHPDEPEEPEGEIDEDLENGSQDDE; encoded by the coding sequence ATGACCTTCGAAACCAATCCGCGTTTTCTGCGAGAACTTCTAACCAAGGGACACGCTGGAGAGCTTCAGCTGCCTGATTTCCAGCGCTCCTATGTCTGGGCCGATGACGATGTCCGGATGCTTCTCGCCTCCATTCTCAAGGGCTTTCCGGTCGGTGCGCTTCTAACGCTTACCACCGGTGGAGAGGTGAATTTTCGGCCGCGGCTTCTGGAAGGGGTAGCCGCAGCGCGACAGGCTGATGGCGAGCCGCCCGCTGCGGCGGCTGAGGAACTTCTGCTTGACGGCCAGCAGCGTATCACCTCGCTATACGGCGCGTTCATGAGCCCACTTCCGATGACCGTTCGCAAGCCAAAAAGCGAGCGCAAGACGCTCAAGCGTTTTTACTACTTGGACATTCAGAAAGCGCTCGAACCAGGTGAGGATATCGAAGACGCCATCCTCGGCCTGCCCGAGAGCCGCGTCCGGCGTGACGAGGTGCTGGGTATCGACCTATCGAGTCGGGAGGACGAGTTCCGGGAAGCGTGTTTCCCTCTCAACATCGCATTTGCCGATTCCGCTTTCGATTGGATCGACGAATTCCGCGACTATTGGAGAGATCGCGATCCCAACATGGCACAGCTTGGACGGAAATTTCGCCAAGAGATCCTTGATGCGGTCCGTTCGTACCAGATGCCTGTCATTAGCCTAGCGCGCGACACCAGCAGAGAGGCCGTTTGCCTCGTCTTCGAAAAGGTCAATGTTGGTGGAAAGAAGCTCGATGCCTTCGAACTGGTCACTGCGATCTTTGCGGGCCAACCTGACCCCCTGAACCTGCGAGACGACTGGAAGGCCCGGCTTCAAGCCATCCGTACTGGGCGAGATGGACGCGGCATGTTCAACCCCGTCTTCCACAATCTGCGCGGGTTCGACTTTCTCCAGGCGGTCTCGTTGTCCGTCACCCATGCTGCGCGCCGCGAAGCCTTACAGGTGAGAGGCTCTGAACCGCCCCAGATCTCGTGTAAGCGCGAGGCGCTTCTCAAGTTGGATCTGGCCGATTATCGCGCCCATGCTGACCGCGTGGAGGAGGGATTTCGCGCGGCGGGTCGGTTCCTAAACGAGCAGAAGATTCTCTGGGCGAAAGACCTGCCTTATCCAGCGCAGATGGTGGCGCTGGCAGCGATCTTCGCCGTTGCTGACTGTGGCCCATATCCGCCCCCGGTCACCAACAAGTTGAAGCTATGGTTCTGGCGCACGGCGCTTGCCGAAGATTATGGCACCTCTCCAGAATCGAAACTTGCCAAGGACGCGGAGGAAGTCACCCGCTGGATCGCGGGCGGTGAAGAGCCTTCACGGCTCAGGCTTCTCACTTTTAACCCGGAACGGTTGGATACGCTGACAACGCGCAATTCCGCAGCCTATCGAGCCTTCGCCGCGCTACTACTGCGCGAAGGGTGCCAAGATTTCATAACTGGGCAACCAGCGGATCTCTACGCGTTCGGGAACGACCCGATGGATGTCCATCACATCTTCCCACGCGCGTGGTGCAGAGACCGAAACATATCGGCCAACCAATATGATTCCATACTGAATAAGACTCCGCTCACCGCTGCCTCAAATCGGGAGATCGGCGGGCGCGCACCCTCAGAATATCTCGCTCGGATAGAGGACAGGTATGACCTGAGCGTCGCGCAGATGGACGAGATTCTCCGCAGTCATCTCATTGAGCCTTCATTCCTGCGCAACGATGACTTCGACGGCTTTATCGCTGACCGCAAGCAGAAGCTTGCGACTCTCGCGGCAAACGCTATGGGCCTTCCGCTGGTCCACCCCGACGAGCCCGAAGAGCCGGAAGGGGAAATCGATGAGGATCTGGAGAATGGCTCACAGGACGACGAGTGA
- the cas5e gene encoding type I-E CRISPR-associated protein Cas5/CasD, which yields MPEYLVFTLASTLASMGDVAGHERRGTWTWPGRSAILGLLAAARGIKRDGDFSALDALQVSVAVFETGKPMRDYHTVQTIPTAAVKRPQSRPEALRLLDAYELRQQKPVHPVITLRDYRQGVLYGAAVQGPALETLRSALEHPTFHLYLGRKACPLSAPLAPKIVAAEAPEAALAHLTLPPWQGTAMAETLYTEAGPAERIETRHDAPTDRRLWHFSQRQVHVRTVTIRPEGKP from the coding sequence ATGCCTGAGTACCTCGTCTTCACTTTGGCTTCGACGCTTGCGTCGATGGGCGATGTGGCCGGGCACGAGCGGCGGGGAACATGGACCTGGCCGGGCCGCTCCGCCATCCTCGGGCTTCTGGCGGCGGCGCGGGGCATCAAGCGCGACGGCGACTTCTCTGCACTCGATGCGCTTCAAGTCTCGGTCGCAGTGTTTGAGACCGGCAAGCCCATGCGCGACTATCATACGGTGCAGACGATCCCGACCGCAGCTGTGAAGCGGCCGCAATCGCGACCCGAAGCATTGCGGTTACTGGACGCGTATGAACTTCGGCAACAAAAGCCAGTGCACCCGGTTATTACCCTGCGAGACTATCGGCAGGGGGTGCTCTACGGGGCGGCGGTGCAAGGCCCGGCGTTGGAAACCCTACGCAGCGCGCTCGAACACCCTACCTTCCACCTCTATCTCGGCCGCAAGGCCTGCCCACTCTCGGCACCACTCGCGCCAAAGATTGTAGCTGCCGAAGCCCCTGAGGCCGCGCTCGCGCATTTGACTCTTCCTCCCTGGCAAGGGACGGCGATGGCAGAGACGCTGTACACCGAGGCAGGCCCGGCAGAGCGCATCGAGACGCGTCATGACGCCCCGACCGATCGACGGCTGTGGCACTTCTCACAGCGCCAAGTTCATGTGCGCACGGTGACGATTCGCCCGGAAGGAAAACCATGA
- the cas7e gene encoding type I-E CRISPR-associated protein Cas7/Cse4/CasC produces the protein MSVFVQFHLLTPYPPSNPNRDDQGRPKQAMVGGHPRLRLSSQSIKRAVRETAYFLQDLAGNRGTRTKRIAEQIEDHLSKQGVPADSARSAATTVAKVFSKLEAENNSQAPLTTTLAFVSPDEWQLAKDMAEKIAAGEQVDEKELKKQVLRHADGAVDIAMFGRMLAYDPNFNREAAVQVAHAFTTHRALVEDDWYSAVDDLKTREEDAGAGHMGETGFGSGVYYLYACVNVDLLVDNLGGDRALAAKGLESLAKALATATPKGKQNSFAHHPLAHYIRAERGSRQPRDLSGAFFAPVDLRANDLVRASITRLEDLADQLDRAYGAMADETRVMNLRDGEGSLDDIAAFAADAAERTTAPEHA, from the coding sequence ATGAGCGTTTTCGTCCAGTTTCACCTGCTGACCCCTTATCCGCCGTCGAACCCAAACCGCGATGATCAGGGCCGCCCGAAACAGGCCATGGTGGGCGGACATCCGCGGCTTCGACTGTCCTCGCAATCGATTAAACGAGCAGTACGCGAGACCGCTTATTTCCTTCAGGATCTGGCTGGCAACCGCGGCACGCGAACCAAGCGCATTGCTGAACAGATCGAGGATCACCTCTCCAAGCAGGGCGTCCCAGCCGATAGCGCCCGGTCGGCGGCTACAACGGTGGCCAAGGTGTTTTCGAAGCTTGAAGCCGAAAACAATAGCCAGGCGCCCCTGACCACGACCCTCGCATTCGTATCGCCAGATGAATGGCAGCTCGCCAAGGACATGGCCGAGAAGATCGCCGCCGGGGAGCAGGTGGATGAGAAAGAACTGAAAAAGCAGGTCCTCCGGCACGCCGACGGCGCAGTCGATATCGCCATGTTTGGTCGCATGCTGGCATATGACCCGAACTTCAATCGTGAGGCAGCTGTCCAGGTCGCCCATGCCTTCACCACTCATCGGGCGCTTGTCGAGGATGACTGGTATTCGGCCGTCGATGACCTGAAAACGCGCGAAGAAGACGCTGGCGCCGGGCACATGGGGGAAACGGGGTTCGGCTCAGGCGTCTATTACCTCTATGCCTGTGTGAACGTGGACCTGCTGGTGGATAATCTGGGCGGCGACCGGGCGCTCGCCGCGAAGGGACTGGAATCACTGGCAAAAGCGCTCGCCACTGCGACCCCGAAGGGCAAGCAGAACAGCTTCGCTCACCATCCGCTCGCCCATTACATCCGCGCTGAACGCGGAAGCCGTCAGCCGCGCGACCTGTCAGGTGCGTTCTTCGCACCGGTTGACCTTCGCGCGAATGACCTCGTCCGTGCCTCAATCACGAGGCTCGAAGACCTGGCTGACCAGCTCGATCGGGCCTACGGGGCAATGGCGGACGAAACCCGCGTGATGAACTTGCGTGACGGTGAAGGAAGCCTGGACGACATTGCTGCCTTCGCTGCCGACGCTGCGGAACGCACAACTGCACCCGAACATGCCTGA
- the casB gene encoding type I-E CRISPR-associated protein Cse2/CasB, with product MSEGKTRGEIAAGWWREALADRESSAARGLAARLRRSGDIAVLAEPAVQDLARRLGSGPAEAGRLVRLVRILAELRADDGAPLARRVGGVEPILSTLRFQRLLRARDEEFVTALRRAVVLADRRANVARLASDILLWDHPEWGDQVRARWCFEFFDVSSQGTEPQSSAEVYS from the coding sequence ATGAGCGAGGGCAAAACTCGAGGCGAGATTGCTGCAGGGTGGTGGCGAGAGGCGCTTGCGGACCGCGAGAGCAGTGCAGCGCGGGGTCTGGCGGCGAGGTTAAGGCGGTCCGGCGACATTGCTGTCCTGGCAGAGCCTGCCGTCCAGGATTTGGCGCGCCGGTTGGGATCGGGGCCGGCCGAGGCGGGACGCCTCGTGCGGTTGGTGCGGATATTGGCGGAGTTACGCGCTGATGATGGCGCACCTCTCGCGAGAAGAGTTGGTGGTGTCGAGCCGATCCTGTCCACGCTGCGCTTCCAGCGCCTTCTTCGTGCGCGTGACGAAGAATTTGTAACGGCGCTACGCCGCGCGGTTGTCCTGGCTGACCGTCGTGCCAACGTTGCGCGGCTCGCGAGCGATATCCTGCTTTGGGATCACCCAGAGTGGGGCGATCAGGTCCGCGCGCGCTGGTGCTTTGAATTTTTCGACGTGTCCTCGCAGGGCACCGAACCACAATCTTCAGCGGAGGTGTATTCATGA
- the casA gene encoding type I-E CRISPR-associated protein Cse1/CasA: MSTFLSLNLITDAWIPVRRKDGSRALIAPWQVADDSLAFPDWPRPDLNIACLELLAGLVFLADPPRDSDDWRARQQPDPERLRERLMPFAPAFELMGDGPRFMQDLEPMECEVKPSTPDMLFIDSAGGQTLRNNADIMVRRGRYLGLEPPIAAMALYTLQAHAPAGGRGNRTSMRGGGPMVTLVDPGVGLWQLVWANVPDGKPASPEALPWMSPTRLSTNGEQVFPVDADPAETFFSQPRRLRLIAENGRITGVAQKPFGANYAGWEHPLTPHYRVKAGSELLPRHPRPGSFGYRNWLGVTARQKTTDDTARRAKVIDLWGQRTQAFAEVIVAGWAMDNMKPRDFTFSRAPLINLPDELVERMEAMVVAAESIALALRGAIQPLFAEGEAREAFREAFFIQTQAPFESRLTSLKSSPWEEVAREWLADLRAAALELFEAEALPGLAERDVKEQAEIVRARRNLTAAFQGYGKEGREAFKALGLPVPEQKKRKAA; this comes from the coding sequence ATGAGTACTTTTCTATCGCTGAACCTCATCACTGATGCTTGGATACCGGTTCGCCGCAAAGATGGTTCTCGCGCGCTGATAGCGCCCTGGCAGGTGGCGGATGATAGCCTTGCATTTCCCGACTGGCCGCGACCAGACCTGAATATCGCCTGTCTCGAGCTGCTGGCAGGGCTTGTGTTTCTGGCAGATCCGCCACGCGATAGCGATGACTGGCGCGCTCGCCAGCAACCTGATCCCGAGCGTTTGCGTGAGCGTCTGATGCCCTTTGCGCCCGCTTTCGAATTGATGGGCGACGGCCCGCGCTTCATGCAGGATCTGGAACCAATGGAGTGTGAGGTTAAGCCCAGCACACCCGACATGCTGTTCATCGACAGCGCGGGCGGCCAGACACTGCGCAATAATGCCGACATCATGGTCCGTCGTGGTCGCTATCTGGGGCTGGAGCCGCCGATTGCTGCAATGGCGCTGTATACGCTTCAAGCTCATGCGCCGGCTGGTGGGAGGGGCAACCGCACCTCAATGCGCGGCGGCGGGCCCATGGTCACGCTGGTTGATCCGGGGGTGGGGCTCTGGCAGCTCGTCTGGGCGAATGTTCCCGATGGTAAGCCAGCCAGTCCGGAAGCACTTCCCTGGATGTCCCCTACGCGCCTTTCGACCAATGGCGAGCAGGTATTTCCAGTCGACGCAGACCCCGCCGAAACGTTCTTCAGCCAACCACGGCGGCTCCGGCTGATTGCTGAGAATGGTCGCATTACCGGTGTCGCCCAGAAACCTTTCGGCGCCAATTATGCCGGGTGGGAACATCCCCTCACGCCACACTACCGGGTAAAGGCTGGGTCTGAACTGCTGCCGCGTCACCCCCGACCAGGGTCCTTTGGTTATCGCAACTGGCTTGGTGTGACTGCACGTCAGAAGACGACCGATGATACGGCGCGGCGGGCTAAGGTGATTGATCTGTGGGGACAGCGAACCCAAGCCTTCGCCGAAGTGATTGTGGCGGGCTGGGCCATGGATAACATGAAGCCGCGCGACTTTACCTTCTCCCGCGCGCCGCTCATTAATCTGCCAGATGAGCTGGTTGAACGGATGGAGGCCATGGTTGTTGCGGCTGAGAGTATTGCCCTGGCGCTGCGCGGCGCGATTCAGCCCCTTTTTGCCGAGGGTGAGGCGCGAGAGGCCTTCCGCGAGGCATTCTTTATCCAGACGCAAGCACCGTTTGAGTCGCGACTGACGAGTTTGAAGTCGTCCCCTTGGGAGGAGGTGGCCCGCGAGTGGCTAGCAGATTTGCGCGCAGCAGCGCTCGAGCTTTTCGAAGCGGAAGCGCTCCCGGGACTGGCGGAGCGCGACGTCAAGGAACAGGCCGAAATCGTTCGGGCGAGGCGGAATTTAACAGCGGCCTTCCAAGGGTATGGGAAGGAAGGGCGCGAGGCTTTCAAAGCGCTAGGCCTCCCGGTCCCTGAACAGAAGAAACGGAAAGCGGCATGA
- the cas3 gene encoding CRISPR-associated helicase Cas3', with protein MRCDVQMRSGSLAQIIEAWPGKSAHEDGGISQPAVYHMLDVAAVAERLIAPESFREPVRQALILLAALHDLGKISAAFRAMLRHAQPQVAGRHWEVTEAFLRLHDDLLAPTLGSDQFARYELYAATAGHHGRPPSRDLHLNRRNTGPGGEWKAMIDAAGETAVADAAEVIRAFTELWPDACLGSMTSEQARRLSWRLAGLVTTADWIGSNPAWFPPSAPGPLPAAYLAETRERAADAIGKAGIVAPPAASVRPFNFALRSMQTACEQVELPSGPMLALIEDETGSGKTEAGIILAQRMLLEGKAEGLYFALPTMATADAMFGRVADVLKCLYDTAPSLSLAHGRSGLHEGFRELALARDRNPDEPGPTEWLLDSRRKALLADVGVGTVDQALLAVVRAKYAPLRQFGLSRKILVVDEAHEMGDPYMGELLSALLHLHAAQGGSAILMSATLPLELRSRLVAAFETGAGREAPAIENSAYPALTVPGVSTPTVSANRSETNRGPVAVERVQSADQALDLLTKTAGEGAACVWVRNSVDEAIAAIHTLRARGVPAELLHARFALVDRKRHEARILETFGKHRSAHPGQVLIATQVVESSLDLDFDVMVSDLAPMAALIQRAGRLWRHMDLRPAGLRPVDRPTLQVLSPDPGLVTGENWARHVLGQGAYVYALPLLWRTAKVLFEAGEIRVPEGLRDLVEAAHGRSLTVPEVLQSAEFRAEGVDKAQATHAGQNQIDWLAGYRAGASGAEDAEYPTRLGARQKTMVLMRGDAPWSGDRWNVESAQLSEVSASAARLDRLALPEAVPPVNLPRWLTATRCFVTVPPDHQICPGLRYDPEMGLILSSSVNQA; from the coding sequence ATGCGTTGTGACGTGCAAATGAGGAGCGGGAGCTTAGCACAAATAATCGAAGCCTGGCCGGGGAAAAGCGCTCACGAAGATGGCGGCATTTCGCAGCCTGCTGTGTACCATATGCTGGATGTGGCGGCGGTCGCCGAGCGCCTGATCGCTCCGGAGTCATTCCGTGAACCTGTTCGGCAGGCACTGATCTTGCTGGCTGCCCTTCATGACCTGGGGAAAATCAGCGCTGCCTTTCGGGCCATGCTCCGTCACGCCCAGCCGCAAGTTGCGGGACGGCACTGGGAAGTCACCGAAGCCTTCCTCCGCTTGCATGACGATCTGTTAGCACCGACGCTGGGCAGCGACCAGTTTGCCCGCTACGAGCTCTATGCTGCCACAGCTGGCCATCACGGCCGTCCGCCATCGCGAGATCTGCACCTGAACCGGCGGAATACGGGTCCCGGCGGCGAGTGGAAGGCGATGATCGATGCCGCGGGAGAGACCGCTGTTGCAGATGCGGCTGAGGTCATCCGGGCTTTCACTGAGCTTTGGCCGGACGCATGTCTTGGCAGTATGACCTCAGAACAGGCGCGTCGACTTTCTTGGCGCCTTGCTGGTCTCGTTACAACAGCAGACTGGATCGGCTCGAACCCCGCTTGGTTTCCTCCTAGTGCACCAGGCCCATTGCCTGCCGCCTATCTCGCCGAAACCAGAGAGCGCGCCGCCGATGCGATCGGCAAGGCCGGTATTGTCGCGCCGCCTGCGGCATCCGTGCGGCCATTCAATTTTGCCTTGCGCTCAATGCAGACCGCTTGTGAGCAGGTGGAATTGCCTTCAGGCCCGATGCTGGCACTGATCGAGGACGAGACCGGATCCGGCAAAACTGAAGCGGGCATCATCCTCGCGCAGCGCATGCTCCTTGAGGGAAAAGCGGAAGGCCTTTACTTCGCGCTGCCGACAATGGCGACAGCTGACGCCATGTTCGGCCGGGTTGCCGACGTCCTGAAATGTCTCTACGACACGGCCCCCAGCCTATCGCTGGCGCACGGTCGGTCGGGGCTTCATGAAGGCTTCCGAGAGCTTGCGCTGGCGCGTGACCGCAACCCGGACGAGCCAGGGCCAACTGAGTGGCTTCTCGATAGTCGCCGCAAGGCGCTGCTCGCCGATGTCGGGGTGGGAACCGTCGATCAAGCGCTTCTCGCAGTCGTCCGGGCGAAGTATGCGCCGCTACGCCAGTTCGGCCTTTCCCGGAAGATCTTGGTGGTCGATGAAGCGCATGAGATGGGCGACCCCTATATGGGCGAACTGCTGTCAGCGCTCTTGCATCTGCACGCGGCACAAGGTGGCTCCGCGATTCTCATGTCGGCGACACTCCCCCTGGAGCTCCGCTCTCGATTGGTGGCGGCATTTGAGACGGGCGCGGGGCGGGAAGCGCCCGCGATTGAGAACTCAGCCTATCCAGCGCTCACAGTCCCCGGTGTATCCACGCCTACAGTCTCAGCTAACCGCTCGGAGACGAACCGCGGGCCGGTCGCAGTCGAACGTGTCCAGTCTGCCGATCAGGCGCTTGATCTGCTCACCAAGACTGCCGGGGAAGGAGCTGCCTGCGTCTGGGTCAGGAACTCCGTAGACGAGGCCATCGCCGCGATTCACACCCTGCGCGCTAGGGGCGTTCCCGCCGAACTCTTGCACGCGCGCTTTGCACTCGTCGACCGGAAGCGACACGAGGCGAGGATACTGGAAACCTTCGGCAAGCATCGCTCGGCGCACCCAGGGCAGGTGCTCATCGCGACGCAGGTCGTTGAGAGTTCGCTCGACCTCGATTTCGATGTGATGGTGTCTGATCTCGCGCCCATGGCAGCGCTCATTCAGCGTGCTGGCCGGCTTTGGCGGCACATGGACCTGCGCCCGGCCGGGCTGCGCCCGGTGGACCGGCCAACGCTGCAGGTTCTGTCGCCCGATCCAGGGCTGGTGACTGGCGAGAACTGGGCCCGCCACGTTCTGGGCCAAGGAGCCTATGTCTATGCCTTACCCCTCCTCTGGCGCACGGCGAAAGTGCTGTTTGAGGCGGGCGAAATACGCGTGCCAGAAGGGCTACGCGATCTCGTTGAAGCCGCGCATGGCCGATCGCTGACCGTTCCTGAGGTGCTCCAATCCGCTGAGTTCCGCGCCGAGGGCGTGGACAAGGCCCAGGCCACGCACGCCGGGCAAAACCAGATTGACTGGCTTGCCGGTTATCGTGCAGGTGCCAGTGGCGCCGAGGATGCGGAATATCCAACACGGCTGGGTGCCAGGCAGAAGACCATGGTCTTGATGAGAGGAGACGCGCCTTGGTCTGGAGACCGGTGGAACGTCGAGAGTGCGCAGCTTTCGGAGGTCTCAGCATCCGCCGCACGGCTGGATCGTTTGGCGCTGCCCGAAGCGGTGCCCCCTGTCAATCTGCCGAGATGGCTGACCGCAACGCGGTGCTTCGTAACAGTACCCCCTGACCACCAGATCTGTCCTGGCTTGCGCTACGATCCCGAGATGGGTTTGATATTGTCGTCCTCTGTCAATCAGGCATGA
- a CDS encoding IS5 family transposase (programmed frameshift), whose product MDQSRFIITDAQWEKIEPHCRGRKQDPGRTGSDPRLFLEAVFWIARTGAQWRDLPPKFGKWNTIYRRFRDWSRAGAFDMIFNALSDEPDMEVAMIDGTIVKVHRHGQGSKGGPQAQAIGKSKGGWTTKILALTDALGNLVRFILLPGHRYDTVGVAPLIRGLRFDALLADKAFDSSWIIDEMNERGAGICISQRPQRKTPLEIDGDMYTWRHLIENFFCKLREFKRIAMRSDKTDTSFAAMISACAAIINSR is encoded by the exons ATGGACCAGAGCAGATTTATCATCACGGACGCACAGTGGGAGAAGATCGAGCCGCATTGCCGGGGGCGCAAGCAGGATCCCGGGCGCACGGGGAGCGATCCGCGGCTGTTTCTCGAAGCCGTGTTCTGGATTGCGCGAACCGGCGCGCAGTGGCGCGATCTCCCGCCGAAATTCGGCAAGTGGAACACGATCTACCGGCGTTTTCGGGACTGGTCGCGTGCGGGCGCGTTCGACATGATATTCAATGCTTTAAGCGATGAGCCCGATATGGAAGTGGCGATGATCGATGGCACGATCGTTAAGGTTCACCGCCACGGACAAGGCTCAAAAGGGGGAC CTCAAGCTCAGGCGATAGGCAAATCGAAAGGCGGATGGACGACGAAAATCCTCGCGCTGACCGACGCGCTTGGCAACCTTGTGCGGTTCATTCTCCTGCCCGGCCACCGCTATGACACGGTTGGCGTCGCGCCGCTGATCCGGGGGCTTCGCTTCGACGCCTTGCTCGCTGACAAGGCGTTCGATAGCAGTTGGATCATCGATGAGATGAATGAGCGGGGCGCGGGGATTTGCATCTCCCAGCGCCCCCAGCGCAAGACCCCGCTGGAGATCGACGGCGACATGTATACGTGGCGTCACCTGATTGAGAATTTTTTCTGCAAACTCAGGGAGTTCAAACGTATCGCCATGCGCAGCGACAAGACCGACACCAGCTTCGCCGCGATGATTAGCGCCTGCGCAGCGATCATCAATAGCCGGTGA
- a CDS encoding glycerophosphodiester phosphodiesterase family protein translates to MSGSALAPSRTLVIGHRGSRGTRPENTLAAVDDALTAGADLVEIDVQLTADGVPVVVHDPVLSSDLARAPGGAWVADNAPRVADLTWAEIARFDVGTARPGSAIARTFFSQSPCPGARVPRLAEVLEHMADGHAGLLIEIKSDAERLAPGGPPAALAAAVLGEVAVQPDAPGVIYQSFDWRVLREIRAVRPGARLSALTAEAPGREAARTVYGGSPWLAGLVRSAGGQGELLDGAAALGCEIWAPFWGDLTRSRVAAARAHGFAVFAWTVNDIFTARRLAGWGVDGIITDYPAAMVAGLGN, encoded by the coding sequence ATGAGCGGCAGTGCGCTCGCGCCCAGCCGCACGCTGGTCATCGGGCACCGCGGATCGCGCGGCACGCGGCCCGAGAACACGCTCGCGGCGGTGGATGACGCATTGACCGCCGGCGCCGATTTGGTGGAAATCGATGTGCAGTTGACCGCCGACGGCGTCCCCGTCGTCGTGCATGACCCCGTGCTCTCAAGCGACTTGGCGCGCGCGCCCGGCGGTGCCTGGGTAGCCGACAACGCTCCCAGGGTGGCCGATCTGACATGGGCGGAGATTGCGCGGTTTGATGTCGGCACCGCCCGGCCAGGTTCAGCCATTGCGCGTACCTTTTTCAGCCAATCCCCGTGCCCCGGCGCGCGGGTGCCGCGGTTGGCCGAGGTGCTTGAGCACATGGCGGATGGTCATGCCGGCCTGCTCATCGAGATCAAGAGCGACGCCGAGCGGCTCGCCCCCGGCGGGCCACCCGCGGCCCTGGCCGCGGCCGTGCTGGGCGAGGTCGCCGTGCAGCCCGACGCGCCCGGCGTGATCTACCAGTCATTCGACTGGCGCGTGCTGCGCGAAATCCGTGCGGTCCGGCCCGGCGCCCGCCTGTCGGCGCTGACCGCCGAGGCGCCTGGCCGCGAAGCGGCCCGCACGGTCTACGGCGGCTCGCCATGGCTTGCAGGGCTGGTGCGGTCCGCGGGCGGGCAGGGCGAACTGCTTGACGGGGCGGCGGCGCTGGGCTGCGAGATCTGGGCGCCGTTCTGGGGCGATCTGACCCGGTCGCGCGTGGCCGCTGCAAGGGCGCACGGCTTCGCCGTCTTCGCCTGGACGGTCAACGATATCTTCACCGCCCGGCGCCTGGCCGGCTGGGGCGTCGACGGGATCATAACCGACTACCCTGCCGCGATGGTCGCCGGGTTGGGCAACTAG